The Cuculus canorus isolate bCucCan1 chromosome 5, bCucCan1.pri, whole genome shotgun sequence genome window below encodes:
- the RIC3 gene encoding protein RIC-3 isoform X2, which translates to MAVARCCRVAALSCLVLCVSLLLPRTFLSRGGGKHEPGAAPPPPPEGKLGRFPPRMHYQATPDSRAGPHFPRSHLAEAVAKAKAGGGAAGSTGGTGRGLMGQIIPIYGFGIFLYILYILFKLASKGKTAAGERKCPTAAPGNLKRKITDYELTQLQEKLRETEEAMEKLINRVGPNCDRTQNVTTDQEKRLLQQLREITRVMKEGKFIDGISPEKEAEEAPYMEDWEGYPEETYPVYDNYDCYKRKQDTILVDYPDLSQPSAEELAERMEDMEDEEHLCSETALSDLAMGRDSHSLMQKNDEVTGISEEERNFHQSQSIEECCCCYEDDDPAVIAENTVFHYESCSEAEEPTQEDLSVESENENSALKKQKASDSDETGLLRKRSTKGPE; encoded by the exons ATGGCAGTCGCGCGGTGCTGCAGGGTGGCTGCGCTGTCCTGCCTGGTGCTCTGcgtctccctcctcctgccgcGGACTTTCCTGTCGCGGGGCGGCGGGAAGCACGAGCCCGGCGCCGCCCCGCCTCCCCCGCCTGAGG ggaagCTTGGTCGCTTTCCACCAAGGATGCATTACCAGGCCACTCCCGACAGCCGAGCTGGCCCTCATTTTCCAAGGTCTCATCTTGCTGAAGCAGTTGCCAAAGCCAAGGCAGGTGGAGGTGCTGCGGGAAGCACGGGTGGAACTGGAAGAGGTCTTATGGGGCAGATTATCCCTATATATGGATTTGGCATCTTCTTAtatattctgtatattttatttaag CTGGCTTCCAAGGGAAAAACTGCTGCTGGAGAGCGGAAATGCCCTACTGCTGCACCTGGAAACCTGAAGAGGAAAATCA ctgACTATGAGCTCACCCAACTCCAGGAAAAACTGAGAGAGACAGAAGAAGCTATGGAAAAACTCATCAACAGAGTAGGACCTAACTGTGACAG GACTCAAAATGTTACAACAGACCAGGAAAAAAGGTTACTTCAACAGCTCCGAGAAATTACTAGGGttatgaaagaaggaaaattcatAGATGGCATCTCTCCTGAGAAGGAAGCTGAAGAAGCTCCTTACATGGAGGACTGGGAAG GTTATCCAGAAGAGACCTATCCTGTCTATGATAATTACGATTGCTACAAGCGCAAACAGGACACAATCCTTGTAGATTACCCTGACCTAAGCCAGCCCTCTGCGGAAGAGCTGGCAGAAAGAATGGAGGACATGGAAGATGAGGAGCATCTGTGCAGTGAAACTGCGCTATCTGATCTcgccatgggaagggacagtCACagtttaatgcagaaaaatgatGAGGTAACTGGCATCAGTGAAGAGGAGAGGAACTTTCATCAGAGCCAAAGCATTGAGGAGTGCTGCTGTTGTTACGAGGATGATGATCCTGCTGTCATAGCAGAGAACACTGTATTCCACTATGAGAGCTGCAGTGAAGCAGAAGAGCCAACCCAAGAGGACCTGTCTGTGGAGtcagaaaatgagaattcagcactgaaaaagcaaaaagccagTGATTCAGATGAAACAGGCTTGCTGAGGAAGCGCAGTACGAAAGGACCTGAGTAA
- the RIC3 gene encoding protein RIC-3 isoform X1, which yields MAVARCCRVAALSCLVLCVSLLLPRTFLSRGGGKHEPGAAPPPPPEGKLGRFPPRMHYQATPDSRAGPHFPRSHLAEAVAKAKAGGGAAGSTGGTGRGLMGQIIPIYGFGIFLYILYILFKLASKGKTAAGERKCPTAAPGNLKRKITDYELTQLQEKLRETEEAMEKLINRVGPNCDSRTQNVTTDQEKRLLQQLREITRVMKEGKFIDGISPEKEAEEAPYMEDWEGYPEETYPVYDNYDCYKRKQDTILVDYPDLSQPSAEELAERMEDMEDEEHLCSETALSDLAMGRDSHSLMQKNDEVTGISEEERNFHQSQSIEECCCCYEDDDPAVIAENTVFHYESCSEAEEPTQEDLSVESENENSALKKQKASDSDETGLLRKRSTKGPE from the exons ATGGCAGTCGCGCGGTGCTGCAGGGTGGCTGCGCTGTCCTGCCTGGTGCTCTGcgtctccctcctcctgccgcGGACTTTCCTGTCGCGGGGCGGCGGGAAGCACGAGCCCGGCGCCGCCCCGCCTCCCCCGCCTGAGG ggaagCTTGGTCGCTTTCCACCAAGGATGCATTACCAGGCCACTCCCGACAGCCGAGCTGGCCCTCATTTTCCAAGGTCTCATCTTGCTGAAGCAGTTGCCAAAGCCAAGGCAGGTGGAGGTGCTGCGGGAAGCACGGGTGGAACTGGAAGAGGTCTTATGGGGCAGATTATCCCTATATATGGATTTGGCATCTTCTTAtatattctgtatattttatttaag CTGGCTTCCAAGGGAAAAACTGCTGCTGGAGAGCGGAAATGCCCTACTGCTGCACCTGGAAACCTGAAGAGGAAAATCA ctgACTATGAGCTCACCCAACTCCAGGAAAAACTGAGAGAGACAGAAGAAGCTATGGAAAAACTCATCAACAGAGTAGGACCTAACTGTGACAG CAGGACTCAAAATGTTACAACAGACCAGGAAAAAAGGTTACTTCAACAGCTCCGAGAAATTACTAGGGttatgaaagaaggaaaattcatAGATGGCATCTCTCCTGAGAAGGAAGCTGAAGAAGCTCCTTACATGGAGGACTGGGAAG GTTATCCAGAAGAGACCTATCCTGTCTATGATAATTACGATTGCTACAAGCGCAAACAGGACACAATCCTTGTAGATTACCCTGACCTAAGCCAGCCCTCTGCGGAAGAGCTGGCAGAAAGAATGGAGGACATGGAAGATGAGGAGCATCTGTGCAGTGAAACTGCGCTATCTGATCTcgccatgggaagggacagtCACagtttaatgcagaaaaatgatGAGGTAACTGGCATCAGTGAAGAGGAGAGGAACTTTCATCAGAGCCAAAGCATTGAGGAGTGCTGCTGTTGTTACGAGGATGATGATCCTGCTGTCATAGCAGAGAACACTGTATTCCACTATGAGAGCTGCAGTGAAGCAGAAGAGCCAACCCAAGAGGACCTGTCTGTGGAGtcagaaaatgagaattcagcactgaaaaagcaaaaagccagTGATTCAGATGAAACAGGCTTGCTGAGGAAGCGCAGTACGAAAGGACCTGAGTAA